The Nocardioides ginsengisegetis region GGCCTGCTGGTCGTCACCTTCGACGAGGCCGACACCGGGAGCCCGTCCGGCGCCGACGCGTGCTGCGGCGAGGGCCCCGGCCCCAACTCGCCGATGCCCGGCATCTACGGCATGGGCGGCGGCCGCACCGGCGCGGTGCTGGTCTCGCCGTTCATCACGCCCGGCTCGACCAACGACACGGCGTACAACCACTACGGCCTGCTGCGCACCATCGAGGACACCTTCGGCCTGGCGCCGCTGGGCTACGCGCAGAACGCCACGGGCTTCGGCAGCGACGTGTACGCCGGGTAGCGGCCCGCCCCCGGCTGGCAGGCTGGGCGCATGACCCACGAGTTCGACAAGGCGTACTGGGAGACGCACTGGCAGGAGGCCGAGTCGGGCGCCGCGATCCCGCCCAACCCGTGGCTGGTCGCCGAGACCGCGGACCTCGCCCCGGGCACGGCCCTGGACGCCGGCTGCGGCGAGGGCGCCGAGGCGGTCTGGCTGGCCGCGCAGGGCTGGCGGGTCACCGCCGCCGACATCTCCGTGGAGGTGCTCGCCCGGGCGGCGGCGCGGACGGGCGACGCCGGTGCGGGGATCGACTGGGTCGAGGCGGACCTCGGCACGTGGACCCCGGACACGGCGTACGACCTCGTCACC contains the following coding sequences:
- a CDS encoding class I SAM-dependent methyltransferase, translating into MTHEFDKAYWETHWQEAESGAAIPPNPWLVAETADLAPGTALDAGCGEGAEAVWLAAQGWRVTAADISVEVLARAAARTGDAGAGIDWVEADLGTWTPDTAYDLVTTHYAHPAIPQLAFYARIAEWVAPGGTLLVVGHLASAEAGHGHGHGHGHGHQPPAEATATAERVAALLDADRWEVVTAGEPTRRLTDRGSGAATLHDVVVRARRK